A portion of the Streptomyces sp. NBC_01335 genome contains these proteins:
- a CDS encoding Dabb family protein — protein sequence MIRHLVLFKLNDGVERDDPRVVAGEKAFRELDGLVPELEFWECAWNITDRPIAYDFAINSAVADQDALVRYIEHPAHQAAAGQWREFATWIIADYPF from the coding sequence ATGATCCGCCACCTGGTCCTGTTCAAGCTGAACGACGGCGTCGAGCGGGACGACCCTCGGGTCGTGGCCGGCGAGAAGGCGTTCCGCGAACTCGACGGGCTCGTCCCCGAGCTGGAGTTCTGGGAGTGCGCCTGGAACATCACCGACCGGCCCATCGCGTACGACTTCGCCATCAACTCCGCCGTCGCCGACCAGGACGCGCTCGTGCGGTACATCGAGCACCCGGCGCACCAGGCGGCGGCCGGTCAGTGGCGCGAGTTCGCCACCTGGATCATCGCCGACTACCCCTTCTAA
- a CDS encoding FitA-like ribbon-helix-helix domain-containing protein gives MATLTIRGLDDAIHARLRVQAARHGRSMEAEVRAILSEQLESAPPSRPLGSRIRERFAGLDGTELDLPARQDAPRSAAFE, from the coding sequence GTGGCAACTCTGACCATCCGGGGACTCGACGACGCGATACATGCCCGGCTGCGCGTGCAGGCGGCTCGGCACGGCCGGTCGATGGAGGCCGAAGTGCGTGCGATCCTCAGCGAGCAGCTTGAGTCCGCCCCTCCCTCCCGGCCGTTGGGGTCTCGCATCCGGGAGCGGTTCGCCGGCCTCGACGGAACGGAACTGGATCTGCCCGCCCGGCAGGACGCGCCTCGATCGGCTGCCTTCGAATGA
- a CDS encoding type II toxin-antitoxin system VapC family toxin produces MIILDTTVLSELVKPVPDPRVVDWLDSLVPDEVMTTAVTAAELWHGVRRLPDGKRRSELAEGIDAMLFEDLGGRIEVFDAAAASRYADIVMARERLGRPIASADAQIAAICARRKATLATRNVKDFEDTGVPLVNPWNEATGRRG; encoded by the coding sequence ATGATCATTCTTGACACCACTGTCCTGTCGGAGCTGGTGAAGCCGGTTCCTGACCCGCGGGTCGTCGACTGGCTCGACAGCCTCGTGCCCGATGAGGTCATGACGACCGCGGTGACCGCCGCGGAGCTGTGGCACGGAGTGCGCCGGTTGCCTGACGGCAAGCGCAGGTCCGAGCTTGCCGAAGGCATCGACGCGATGCTGTTCGAGGATCTCGGTGGACGTATCGAGGTGTTCGACGCGGCCGCGGCCAGTCGGTACGCGGACATCGTGATGGCCCGGGAACGGCTCGGCCGGCCGATCGCGTCCGCCGACGCGCAGATCGCCGCGATCTGCGCCAGACGCAAGGCCACGCTCGCGACCAGGAACGTCAAGGACTTCGAGGACACCGGCGTCCCGCTCGTGAATCCCTGGAACGAGGCGACGGGGAGACGCGGCTGA
- the tadA gene encoding tRNA adenosine(34) deaminase TadA, with product MRHALDEAAQAALAGDVPVGAVVLGPDGSTIATGHNEREATGDPTAHAEILAVRGAAAALGQWRLHGCTLVVTLEPCTMCAGALVQSRVDRVVYGARDDKAGAAGSLWDVVRDRRLNHRPEVIHGVLEEECSAQLTAFFRAL from the coding sequence ATGCGCCACGCCCTGGACGAGGCGGCGCAGGCGGCGCTGGCCGGTGATGTTCCGGTCGGTGCCGTCGTCCTGGGACCGGACGGATCGACGATCGCCACGGGCCACAACGAGCGCGAGGCGACCGGCGACCCGACCGCGCACGCCGAGATCCTCGCCGTCCGTGGAGCCGCCGCCGCCCTCGGGCAGTGGCGGCTCCACGGCTGCACGCTCGTGGTCACCCTGGAGCCCTGCACGATGTGCGCGGGCGCGCTCGTGCAGTCCCGCGTGGACCGGGTCGTCTACGGTGCGCGCGACGACAAGGCCGGGGCCGCCGGCTCGCTCTGGGACGTGGTGCGCGACCGGCGCCTCAACCACCGGCCCGAGGTGATCCACGGGGTCCTGGAGGAAGAGTGTTCGGCACAGCTCACGGCCTTTTTCCGAGCGCTCTGA